AGGAGCTGGgaaactggggtgggggggtccgAGGAGGACGCACCTCCCCATCGCAGCCCCCAAGGCCAGTGCTGATGGGCACAGCCAGCTCCGGTGCGGACACAAGCCCACGGGCACCTTGGCAgcatccttcccctccccagagcTGGGTACCACCTGGGGCAGGCATGCACCCCCTCGGCCCCCGGGAAAGCCCCCCGCCAGAGCAAAGGGCATCCCCTGAAGCAAATGGTTATGGCTCAGCGGATGGCAGAGCAGGTGCCTTCACCCAGCCCGGCTCAGCGGTGCAGCCAGATGTGCCACGGGGTTAGTAAAATACATCCACCTACCTGGGTCTGACAGGAGAACATCAGGAGCTGGAAACATCtgcagcagaagacaaaagagaaagggaaaaaaccgGAGTGTTTTGTTCGGGGTTAGTTGTTTTCTCTTCGCCCCCCCGCACCCCGAGGAATAGCCGTGTCTAACGGCACCAAGAATAAACTACTGATAAACCCGGGTTGCAAAGAATTGCAACAAGCGGCGCGCAGGGCTTACATGGAGAGGTTCTGCAGGCTGATGGGCTGCATGGCGCTCCTCGAAGCCCCCCAGACAGCGGCATCAAACGAAGGCACCGCGCAAGGGCTGGCTGCAAACCTGCCCTCCCTCACCGCCGGCACATCCCCGCCGGGGCAGGGAAAGCCACGGAGCAGCCCGTCCCCTCCTTCCTCGGGTGATCCCTGCGCTTGGGGTGGGCGAGGGAAAAAGTGGGTGAACCCCAGGTTGCCGCCGCGCTGGCGAGCCCACGTGTGATGCCAACGCCTGCAGAGCAGCGGCGGCGACGGAGCATGGGGGAGGCAGCGGGGGTCAGGtcctcttctcctcttcctcccaccctGGGGACCGAGTGTCCTACGCCTTGGGGGCATCCAGATCCATCCTGTCCCCTGCGCCCCCACCCCATCAGCCTCCAGTCCTTGGGCTAGTTTTGCatctccctccagcagcagctagCGGGAaaggtggctgcaggcagggcagggctgcccaccACCAAGGGCAGCATCTGCAGCCCCCCGCTCCATCGAGCCGGCAGCACCCTCCCGGTGTCGGCCTGGGGATGGGAGGCGGGTGGGCGACGGACCAAGCAGCAGCCTTTAAAGGTGGGGGAGAGCCTGTGCAAAGAGGGGCCGGACCTCTCCTGGGAGACAGCAGGGACTGCGGAGGGAAGGAGGATCAGCCCTAGCaggggccagggcaggaggaggggacGGGGAAGGCAAGGGGGGGGAGGCTCAGCTGCTCAgggtgtccccatccctgggggttGCAAAGCCCCCCGCCTCACCCCACGAGGAGGATGCCAGGGCACAGGAGATGGAGGGGGTGACACTATGGGGCATGGTGATGGTACCAGGAGTGGTACCTGCTGTGGAGAAAGCCACGCCAGGCCTCAGGGAGGGATGCGCTGGCATGGAGGATGCTTTTTGTCACCCTCCTTTCACCTGGTCCACGCATCACGCAAAGGAAAGTGCCACAGGGGGTTTTAACCAGCTGGTTTAGTGCTGGGGGACTCTGGGGTCATGTCACAGCCCCCCACTcacccaccagcagctcccttcttccccctgcccGCTCCTAGCCCCATCGGGTATCAATACCCCATCAGGAGGGGGAGGCTGTGCACCCCGCCACACTCCATTTGCTCAGCCAGGGAGGTGCTAAGTGCCTTATAAATAccccagcagggagctggggtaATGCCTTGGGGGGGTAAAACACCACTGTGGGGTGCCCTGGGTGGGGGGatagggggtggggtgggcaggacAAGGGATAAGGGGTTTAGTACAAAAAGCAATTGCCTCCATgcttgtgcctcagtttccccatcagGGCAAGGGAGGGGGTACCAGGCCCCACGGGAAAGGCatgatggagagcagcagggtacccacccccccacctgcAGGAGGGTGAGGGCCTGATTCAGAGCTAATAACCCAAATTAgaccacccccccaccccccccccgctgccttCTCACCTCCTGGGCCAGGAATTCAGCCCAAAACACAGTTCGCAGCCCCCCAATAACCACAAGCATGGTACCCCCCGACTCAGGGATCCCCTTCCacccccatccctggggctcagcatccctggggtgtgcagggcagggctgtgcctgggccCCTCCAGCTGTGGGGATGATTGATGGCTGTGGAACCATCATCACCCCTGCTATGTCCCCCCCCCAGGTTTGGGGCAGAGGGTCCTGGGGAGCTGTCAGCACACCAGTGGGGGGGCTGGCTTGTGCAAGCAGCCCCTGCGGGGCGAGGAAAGGCTGAAGGGACAGGGCTGCCTGTCAAAGCCTCCTGCGTGTGGCCCTCAAGCAAGGGACTTTGGGGACCGTGTCCTGTTCCctccccagcaaagcagctccccagctccacCCTGAACAGGGCACCCTGCTCCCCGCAGACAGCGGCTGACCTGGCCCCATGTCCCCTCCTGCCCTagcatccccccccccagccctgtgccccacaCCTGGAGCAGACTAAAGCCTGCCTTTGTGGCAGGCTCAGCTCCCCTCTCGGAGCCAATCTGAGACACAGCAGCCCCCTGCATGCTCCCGAGGGGTGCCGGACCCTCCACAAATACCTGCTGCCTCCAGACCAAGGCCAGGTCAATGGGTTATAATCATCTCCCTGCTGCTCGGTAATCCCCCTTTGTCTCCTATTCACAAGCAACACTTGTTACCCTGCGCAGGACAGTGGGTAGGGGGGCTGccgccagcccccccagcccgaggggaaggatgctgccaaggcaggcagcacaggggagCCCGGGCAGTGGGCACAGagctctgcacagccctgggggggggtggggtgggcaggagcagccccctGGCCAGGATCCAACCCCAGCATGGAGAGCCAGGTGTGCAAAACAGCCTTTATTGGGGAAGGGCAacaccaaagcagcagctttccaggcTCTTCTGCAcctggaagggaaggagaaagggttTATGCGCAGGTAGCCCCAGCTGACCCCACTCTGGTGAGAGGAGGGCGCACACGggccccctcccagccccataGGGACCCTTGCCCTCAGCCACCCCATCCCACCGCCCTGTACCTGGCCAGGTTCCTCCACAGCTCCTGCTActtctttgctgctgccttcctgccccGGCTGGCTCCTCGCCCctgtggggacagggctgtggctgagcccagggagcccccagccctgtgttTCTCCCCCATTTTTTGAGTTGAGCAGCCAATTAGCACCAACATcagcccccttccctgcccaagAGCTCCCAGCCCTGGGTCAAGGAGCGTTAAGCCAGACACCTGGCTGCAGTGGGGCAAGCAGGAGATGCCGAGGGACACCCCAGCTGGCTCCTACCTTGCTGGGAAGGGGATCCTCAGGGGAGATGCTGTTCCTGCTCAGGAGAGAAGGGCAGGGCTGAAATTAGGGGTGCAGagtcccagcagcacaggggaccCCTTGCTCCATGGCAGCGCTGGGGCATGCTTTCCCCTCCATCATACTCACAGCTCATCCTCCTTCTCCAGCCTCCTCTTctagggagagagagagaagatggAGACAGCAGGGCCAGGCATGTGCGGGCAAGACGGGGACTTGCTACGGAGCCTGTGACTCTTCCTCCCCAGGGATGAAGATCACAGCTCATCCCCATTACAGAGAGGGGTTTGGGCCACAGAGCAGCCTGTCCCTGGGACTGGGGCATGGTGAAGCTCCCAGCAGAGGAACCTGcatccctgtccccctccccaccacagcacagggACCCCTCTGCATGGCACATCCCCAGCCGAGCGGGTGCTTACCTTGGCAGCGTTGCCCTTCTTGGCAGCTTGGCCCTTGGGGGGCTTCTCAGGGGACTCTGGTGGTTCCTCTTCCCCAGaatcctcctcttccccttcttcctcctcatcccAGGTCAGGTTGGGCACCACTGTGGGAGAGCCTGGCTAagcccctgcccctggggaggggtCTCAGGGCAGTGGTACCCTGGTACTCACTGGAGACATGCTGCCCGCTGATGTAGACGGGGCCGGAGCCGGCTCTCAGGTGGAAGGTGACCGGAGGTGTCAGCTCCACTCCCACCATTGTGGCCTGGAAGAGAGGAGGGTGGcagcacccaccagcagcagccccccacccccaccccggcaGCGGGGCCCCTACCCTGGGCACTCACCATGGGCAGCACGGATGGCTTCAGCGTGCAAACAGGCACCGGGGCATGAGCATCCCCCTCCTCTGCTGGCACGATCTCCACCACGTGGAACTCATCCTCTGCCATCTCCCCCAGGCAGATCTTTGGGGATTGAGAAGAACATCCCCCCCCTCGTGACCCCCACGGCACCCAAACAGCCCTCAGGCAGGACtgccggggggggtggggggtgggacaGGGACCACCTACCGTCCGCAGGGCCAGTTGCTGCTCGCACCGCCATTCCTCCGGCACTTGGAAGGTGTAGGAGTCCTGCTTGCTGCTCAGCTCACACCCTGCGGGTGGGGGGTGTCGGTGCGGGGCTAccccggggggagggggcgggggggcagcccccTAGGGAACCCGCTGGGGGGACCGGGCACTTACCCCAGATCAGGGACACGGGTTTCTCAGATCTGCTGTCAGCATCAGCGCTGTCCGTAAGGGACATGGCTCAGGGATCCCTCAGCCTGGGGAAACACACAgcgctgctctgcagggacccCCTGGGAGGGgtctccccagctccccccccccccccccccatcactTTGTCCACAAGAGCAAcacagcactaaaaaaaaaacaaaccaaaaaaaacccccaccaaaccaaaaaaacccaaaaccagctCACCCCACAACACCAAACCAAGCACCAGCAGCCAccaagcaccagcagcacccaccaccTGAGCAGCTTTTAGAGGCAGAGGAGCCCCCACCCACTTGCCCACCCACCCAATTAGCACCCTGGCCCTTTCCACCTTAAATGGCAACAGCCCCTCAAGGGCAATGAGACCCCCCAGGTGTGGGTGAGCTGGAGCCCTGCCCGCCCTGGCCACCGAGCAGCCCCTTCGTCTCACCCCAGGGTGGGGGTCCCCGCCGTGCCCCTGGTCCCATAGCACCCAGGTGCCgcggtgctgggcagggggtccCGCCACCCCACAACGGTGGCAGGAGAAGCATCAGCTTCGTACCCCGAGCGACCCCTGTGAGTCCCAGCCTGCAGTGGGGAgggggcccggggggctgcTGTCCCCCCCTGATGTCCCAGCCCTCAGGGAACAGGctgctgggggcacagccctgccccgggggtCTGCATGTCACCCTGGCGTGCCATGGGTCACCTTGCCCTGCTGTGTGCCACCCCGGCGTGCCATGGGTCACCATACACTCCTGTGTGCCACCCCTGTGTGCCATGGGTCACCTTGCCCTGCTGTGTGCCACCCCGGCGTGCCATGGGTCACCATACACTCCTGTGTGCCACCTCTGCATGCCATGGGTCACCTTGCCCTGCTGTGTGCCACCCCAGCGTGCCATGGGTCACCATACCCTGCTGTGTGCCACCCCATGTGCCATGGGTCACTGTACCCTGCTGTGTGCCACCCCTGCGTGCCATGGGTCACCTTGCCCTGCTGTGTGCCACCCCTGCATGCCATGGGTCACCATACCCTGCTGTGTGCCACCCCTGCGTGCCATGGGTCACCGTACCCTGCTGTGTGCCACCTCTGCGTGCCATGGGTCACCTTGCCCTGCTGTGTGCCACCCCTGTGTGCCATGTGCCACCTTGTAGTGCCGCAGgttcccatgctctgccatgtgccaccctgccctgcagcctctgccatGTGCCACCCCAGTGTCCCGTGGGTCCCTGTGCCCCGCCACTGCTGCCACGGGCCCCTGGGTGTGCCATGGGCCACCATGTACCGATGCTCCTGCCACGGACCATCGTGTCCTGCCACGTGCCACTTCCCTGTGCCATGGGTGCCCGTGCTGTGCCAGGTGCCACCTGTGCTGGGCACCCTCTACGCTGGCCCCGCATGTCCCTGTGCTCCATGTGCCCCTCttgtccccctgccctgcgTGTCCTGGTCCCCATGTTCCCACGCCCACTGTGTCCTTGTGCCTCCcgtgtccctgctgccctgcgtGTCTTGGTCCCCCGTGTCCCCCTGTCCTCTCgtgtccccctgccccgcacGCCCCATACCCCAGTTCCCTCTGCCCCACGTGTCCTGGTCCCCTGTGTCCCTCGtatccctgtgcccccccagtCCCCGTGCCCTCCACCCCGTGTGCCCCGGTCCCCCGTGTCcccctgtccctgtgcccccctGTAATGCCCGTGTCCCCCCGGTCCCTGTACCACCCCATGTCCCCCTGTCCccgtgccccccgcccctcGTGCCCCGGTCCCCCTGTCGCCATGCCCCCCCGTACACCCCGTGTCCCCCTGTCCCCGCGCCCCCCTATCCCCGTGCCCCCCGTCCCCGTGCCCCTCTCTTGTCCCCctgtccccgtgtcccccgGCCCGCgtgtccccgtgtccccctGTTCCCCCGTACCCCCCGTACCCCCCGTGCCCCGCCGGTCCCCCCCGTGCCCCGGTCCCCCGTGGGCGCAGGCGCGCgtgggcggggccgcggcggcgctTCCGGCAGCGCGGGGCTGTCGCTGTCGCGGGGCTGTCGCTGTCGCCGGCGATGGCGGCGGCGGGACTggtggggccgggggggccggggggagcggggggcaggggccggggTCCCCCCGCCGCTCCCTCAGCAGCTTCTCCCCGCGCAGGGACCCGGCGAGGCCGCCGCGGCCGCTCACGCGCTG
Above is a genomic segment from Falco biarmicus isolate bFalBia1 chromosome 18, bFalBia1.pri, whole genome shotgun sequence containing:
- the NPM2 gene encoding nucleoplasmin-2 isoform X1, with the protein product MSLTDSADADSRSEKPVSLIWGCELSSKQDSYTFQVPEEWRCEQQLALRTICLGEMAEDEFHVVEIVPAEEGDAHAPVPVCTLKPSVLPMATMVGVELTPPVTFHLRAGSGPVYISGQHVSMVPNLTWDEEEEGEEEDSGEEEPPESPEKPPKGQAAKKGNAAKKRRLEKEDELNSISPEDPLPSKGRGASRGRKAAAKK
- the NPM2 gene encoding nucleoplasmin-2 isoform X2 translates to MSLTDSADADSRSEKPVSLIWGCELSSKQDSYTFQVPEEWRCEQQLALRTICLGEMAEDEFHVVEIVPAEEGDAHAPVPVCTLKPSVLPMATMVGVELTPPVTFHLRAGSGPVYISGQHVSMVPNLTWDEEEEGEEEDSGEEEPPESPEKPPKGQAAKKGNAAKRRLEKEDELNSISPEDPLPSKGRGASRGRKAAAKK